The Vitis vinifera cultivar Pinot Noir 40024 chromosome 12, ASM3070453v1 genome has a segment encoding these proteins:
- the LOC100267991 gene encoding uncharacterized protein LOC100267991 — MGNMKFSVFVLLLVCGVVLLGETSKSFGAKACPLYCLDVDYMTCVSSGEEKLTAPCNCCLAPKQCTLHLVDGSEVQCD, encoded by the exons ATGGGCAACATGAAATTCTCAGTGTTTGTTCTTCTCCTTGTTTGCG GTGTAGTTCTGCTGGGGGAGACTTCCAAAAGCTTTGGCGCCAAAGCTTGCCCGCTTTACTGCTTGGATGTGGATTATATGACTTGTGTTTCATCAGGCGAAGAGAAGCTCACGGCTCCATGCAACTGCTGCCTGGCTCCAAAGCAGTGCACCCTTCATCTTGTAGATGGATCTGAAGTGCAATGCGACTGA